A window of the Polaribacter batillariae genome harbors these coding sequences:
- the clpB gene encoding ATP-dependent chaperone ClpB, producing MNFNNYTTKSQETIQMAQQIAQGFSHNQIENEHIFKALTQVDENVLPFLLKKLNININIVNQILDKQLESLPKVTGAELMISREAGKTLTEASVIAKNMKDDYVSIEHLILAIFKSKSNIAQVLKDQGVTEKHLKLAIEELRKGERVTSQSQEETYNSLNKYAKNLNQLAQDGKLDPVIGRDEEIRRLLQILSRRTKNNPILVGEPGTGKTAIAEGLAHRIVDGDVPENLKDKLIFSLDMGALIAGAKYKGEFEERIKAVIKEVTTSNGDIVLFIDEIHTLVGAGGGQGAMDAANILKPALARGELRAIGATTLDEYQKYFEKDKALERRFQKVQVDEPDTESAISILRGIKEKYETHHKVRIKDEAIIGAVELSQRYITNRFLPDKAIDLMDEAASKLRMEINSKPEELDVLDRKIMQLEIEIEAIKREKDETKLKSLRSDLANLKEERNEINAKWKSEKEVVDNIQNTKLDIENFKIEAEKAEREGDYGKVAEIRYGKIKQAQEKLEELQKTLRENQNEKSLIKEEVTLDDIAEVVAKWTGIPVTKMIQSEREKLLKLEAQLHKRVVGQEEAIVAVSDAVRRSRAGLQNPNKPIGSFLFLGTTGVGKTELAKALAEYLFDDENAMTRIDMSEYQERHSVSRLVGAPPGYVGYDEGGQLTEAVRRRPYSVVLLDEIEKAHPDTFNILLQVLDEGRLTDNKGRVADFKNTIIIMTSNMGSHIIQEKFADPKANIEAITEVAKIEVLGLLKQSVRPEFLNRIDDVIMFTPLTEKNIFEIVKLQIEHLKKVIGKQEITLDATDEAIKYLAKKGYQPEFGARPVKRVIQKEVLNELSKEILSGKITTDSIILLDSFDDKLVFRNQTDLVEEL from the coding sequence ATGAATTTTAATAATTATACAACAAAATCGCAAGAGACCATACAGATGGCGCAACAAATTGCGCAAGGTTTTAGTCACAATCAAATAGAAAATGAGCATATTTTTAAAGCATTAACACAAGTAGATGAAAATGTATTGCCCTTTTTATTGAAAAAATTAAATATCAACATAAATATTGTGAACCAGATTTTAGACAAACAATTAGAAAGTTTACCTAAAGTTACTGGAGCAGAATTAATGATTTCGAGAGAAGCAGGTAAAACATTAACAGAAGCATCTGTAATTGCCAAAAACATGAAAGACGATTATGTTTCTATCGAACATTTAATTTTAGCCATTTTTAAATCGAAAAGCAACATTGCACAGGTTTTAAAAGACCAAGGTGTTACAGAAAAACACTTAAAATTAGCCATCGAAGAATTAAGAAAAGGCGAAAGAGTAACCTCTCAATCTCAAGAAGAAACTTATAATTCTTTAAATAAGTACGCAAAAAACTTAAATCAATTAGCGCAAGATGGAAAATTAGACCCAGTAATTGGTAGAGACGAAGAAATTCGAAGATTACTGCAAATTTTATCTAGAAGAACAAAAAATAACCCCATTTTAGTAGGCGAACCAGGAACTGGTAAAACCGCTATTGCAGAAGGTTTGGCACATAGAATTGTAGATGGAGACGTACCAGAAAACCTAAAAGATAAATTAATTTTCTCTTTAGATATGGGAGCATTAATTGCAGGTGCAAAATATAAAGGAGAATTCGAAGAACGTATAAAAGCCGTTATTAAAGAGGTAACTACTTCTAATGGAGATATTGTACTTTTTATCGACGAAATTCACACATTGGTTGGTGCTGGAGGCGGACAAGGAGCCATGGATGCAGCAAATATCTTAAAACCTGCTTTGGCTCGTGGAGAACTACGTGCCATTGGTGCAACTACCTTAGACGAATATCAAAAATATTTCGAGAAAGACAAAGCTTTAGAAAGACGTTTCCAAAAAGTACAAGTAGATGAACCCGATACAGAAAGTGCCATTTCTATTTTAAGAGGAATTAAAGAAAAATACGAAACACACCACAAAGTTCGTATAAAAGACGAAGCCATTATTGGTGCTGTAGAATTATCGCAACGTTATATAACCAACCGTTTTTTACCAGATAAAGCGATTGATTTAATGGATGAAGCTGCTTCTAAATTACGTATGGAAATTAACTCTAAACCAGAAGAATTAGATGTGTTAGACCGTAAAATAATGCAACTAGAAATAGAAATTGAAGCCATTAAACGCGAGAAAGACGAAACAAAACTAAAATCATTACGTTCCGATTTAGCCAATTTAAAAGAAGAACGAAACGAAATCAATGCAAAATGGAAATCTGAAAAAGAGGTGGTCGATAATATTCAGAATACAAAATTAGACATCGAAAACTTTAAAATTGAAGCAGAAAAAGCAGAACGTGAAGGAGACTATGGAAAAGTTGCAGAAATTAGATATGGAAAAATTAAACAAGCACAAGAAAAACTAGAAGAACTTCAGAAAACTTTAAGAGAAAACCAAAACGAAAAATCTTTAATAAAAGAAGAAGTAACTTTAGATGATATTGCAGAAGTGGTTGCTAAATGGACAGGAATTCCTGTAACTAAAATGATACAGTCTGAACGCGAAAAACTACTAAAATTAGAAGCCCAATTACACAAACGTGTTGTGGGGCAAGAAGAAGCAATTGTAGCCGTTTCAGATGCTGTAAGACGTTCTAGAGCTGGTTTACAAAACCCTAACAAACCTATTGGTAGCTTCTTGTTTTTAGGAACCACTGGAGTTGGAAAAACAGAGTTGGCAAAAGCCTTAGCAGAATATCTTTTTGACGACGAAAACGCCATGACCAGAATAGATATGAGTGAGTACCAAGAACGCCATTCTGTAAGTAGATTAGTAGGTGCACCTCCAGGTTACGTGGGGTATGACGAAGGTGGACAATTAACAGAAGCCGTTCGTAGAAGACCTTATTCTGTAGTACTTTTAGATGAAATTGAAAAAGCACACCCAGATACTTTTAATATTCTTTTACAAGTTTTAGATGAAGGTAGATTAACAGATAATAAAGGGCGTGTTGCAGATTTTAAAAATACCATAATTATTATGACCTCTAACATGGGAAGTCATATAATTCAAGAAAAATTTGCAGACCCAAAAGCAAATATTGAAGCAATTACAGAAGTCGCAAAAATTGAAGTTTTAGGCTTATTAAAACAATCTGTGAGACCAGAGTTTTTAAATAGAATAGACGATGTTATTATGTTTACACCTTTAACAGAAAAAAATATTTTCGAAATTGTAAAATTACAAATCGAACATTTAAAGAAAGTTATTGGTAAACAAGAAATTACCTTAGACGCAACAGACGAAGCTATTAAATATTTGGCAAAGAAAGGCTATCAGCCAGAGTTTGGTGCAAGACCCGTAAAAAGAGTCATTCAAAAAGAAGTTTTAAACGAACTTTCAAAAGAAATTCTCTCAGGTAAAATAACAACAGACAGCATTATTCTACTAGATTCTTTCGACGATAAATTGGTTTTTAGAAATCAAACAGATTTGGTAGAAGAGTTGTAA
- a CDS encoding hybrid sensor histidine kinase/response regulator transcription factor codes for MRFKVLISLFFIAFSTIFSQNKKILFEEFVIEDGLASINTILKDKNGFMWFGGTHGLYRFDGYKFKIFTTNNSNSLSLSNNNVTSLFEDAEGYLWVGTMHGGINKYNPITETFTNCNNSKKNIYKRNYITTISGDFKKTIWFGTFGDGLYRFNKQNNSVKRFFKTEKNKNTISNNNVFSIIVDNSRVWITTNAGTLDCYNLNSKTFNYYKYRNKEYKSTRTGQRMCLDSYQNLWVGTESDGLYKFDTKTKTFKHYQKEVKSISSNEITDIKEGKPGEIWMTTYGGLNFFNTNTNKVISYKSDIYDEHSITNNVSYSLFIDKNTNIWMGMGDGTVNKTINSPFEIYQTSYSKKIKSLSFNVVTSLYLNKNNLWIGTGGGGLDRLNLTNNTFYNYKNTPSNNKSIPSNIVMTVIVDDENTVWTGNFKNSIIGFKDKKSNDFFEAPISSNLNNDFTNPLVFDLIEDNFNNIWIATYNNGLYKYNKSTHLLTSFPELKTNKLICLHIDKSKNIWVGTDRGLKLYDTTNQSFFTLKDLGFQQKTTTKYPIKDIFEDKSGNIWLATEGDGIFFINLNKKEIKNIRKENGLPSNSMYGIIQDKNNNYWFGSNKGIISYNLVKNKIFTYNTSDGLPTNDFESGAIAISQNGKLFFGSKKGLIAFYPEQLINKPTPINLLITNLRIFNNDINPLEQIENYKALDSSITYKKNLQLPYSLDNFGFEFAVPGYSSPHNIEYQYKLDGIDNRWMTTSSERHYANYSNIPSGSYTFKVRAFNENQQDTNNNIAEKELKITIHPVWWQSNGAYFIYFLLIAGLTLYIYRGIRDRVRLKNELLIEKYKHEKDEELHQSKINFFTTISHELRTSLTLILSPIQQLSTIKTNNKASNLIMTMNRNGQRLLSLINQILDFRKLESTTAKLNVSKINLPEFFNELCIPFYQYANESNIQFQLTISNSCNTGWVDADKLEIIIYNVLSNAFKYTNNKIDVNIDLDDKDEKLIIKIKDNGKGIREEEIKKIFQNFYQINTTTQTSKGSGIGLAITKNLVDIHLGEIEVKSEPNVYTVFNITIPIVNNFYDEIDFSEQPSRIEIDNLVELETPFLPNLDTSVETISVYKPLLLIVEDNFELMNLLKNHFSSSYKIVSATNGLEACEKALNDIPDVIISDIMMPKMNGLEFCKKLKTDIRTSHIPIILLTARGSHTFQMEGFQYGADDYITKPFNIELLNQRVKNLLETRKILREKFRKDALFEPKDIAINNTDEMFIEKIMKIIEKNMSDSKFTVKQLSAEIGMSHSVLYRKIIALSGQNINEFIKSIKLTRAAQLISDSHLSINEISDMTGFSNPKYFSTCFKKKYNTTPTKYREKNMKRSMM; via the coding sequence ATGCGGTTTAAAGTATTAATATCATTATTTTTTATAGCTTTTTCGACCATTTTTTCTCAGAATAAAAAAATATTATTTGAAGAATTTGTTATTGAAGATGGCTTGGCTTCTATAAATACTATTTTAAAAGATAAAAATGGTTTTATGTGGTTTGGAGGCACCCATGGCTTATATCGGTTTGATGGTTATAAGTTTAAAATTTTCACGACCAACAACTCGAATTCTCTCTCTTTAAGTAATAACAATGTAACTTCTTTATTTGAAGATGCCGAAGGTTATTTATGGGTAGGCACCATGCATGGTGGTATTAACAAATACAACCCAATTACAGAGACTTTTACGAATTGTAATAATTCAAAAAAAAACATCTATAAAAGAAATTATATTACCACCATTTCTGGTGACTTTAAAAAAACTATTTGGTTTGGAACCTTTGGTGATGGATTGTATCGTTTTAACAAACAAAACAACTCCGTTAAAAGGTTTTTTAAAACTGAAAAAAATAAAAATACGATTAGTAATAATAATGTGTTTTCAATTATTGTAGATAACTCTAGAGTATGGATTACAACGAATGCCGGAACTTTAGATTGCTATAACTTAAACTCTAAAACATTTAATTATTATAAATATAGAAACAAAGAATACAAGAGCACTCGAACTGGGCAAAGAATGTGTTTAGACTCTTACCAAAATTTGTGGGTTGGCACTGAAAGTGATGGTTTGTATAAATTCGATACCAAAACAAAAACATTTAAACATTACCAAAAGGAAGTAAAATCTATAAGTTCTAACGAAATAACCGATATAAAAGAAGGCAAACCTGGTGAAATTTGGATGACTACCTATGGTGGACTTAATTTTTTTAACACCAATACAAACAAAGTAATTTCCTACAAAAGCGATATTTACGATGAACACAGCATTACTAACAATGTCTCTTACAGTCTTTTTATTGATAAAAACACCAATATATGGATGGGAATGGGAGATGGTACTGTAAATAAAACGATTAATTCTCCATTTGAAATATACCAAACATCGTATTCTAAAAAAATAAAAAGCCTTAGTTTTAATGTGGTTACTTCTCTTTATTTGAATAAAAATAACTTGTGGATAGGAACTGGTGGTGGTGGTTTAGACAGATTAAATTTAACAAATAATACTTTTTATAATTATAAAAATACACCCAGCAATAATAAATCCATTCCTTCTAACATTGTTATGACCGTTATTGTTGATGATGAAAATACTGTTTGGACAGGTAATTTTAAAAACAGTATTATTGGTTTTAAAGATAAAAAATCCAACGATTTTTTTGAAGCACCAATCTCATCAAATTTAAACAACGATTTTACCAATCCTTTGGTTTTTGACCTTATTGAAGACAATTTTAACAATATTTGGATTGCAACTTACAATAATGGTTTGTATAAATACAACAAATCTACACACTTACTTACCAGTTTTCCTGAACTGAAAACGAACAAACTTATATGCCTTCATATAGACAAATCTAAAAATATATGGGTTGGTACAGACAGGGGTTTAAAATTATACGATACAACAAACCAATCGTTCTTTACACTTAAAGATTTAGGCTTTCAGCAAAAAACAACTACTAAATATCCAATAAAGGATATTTTTGAAGACAAATCTGGCAATATTTGGCTTGCAACAGAAGGTGATGGTATTTTCTTTATCAATTTAAATAAAAAAGAAATAAAAAATATTAGAAAAGAAAACGGTTTACCAAGTAATTCTATGTATGGTATTATTCAAGATAAAAATAATAATTACTGGTTTGGTTCTAATAAAGGTATTATTTCTTACAATCTTGTAAAAAACAAAATCTTTACCTATAACACAAGCGATGGTTTGCCTACCAACGATTTTGAATCTGGTGCCATTGCTATATCTCAAAATGGTAAGTTGTTTTTTGGCAGTAAAAAAGGGTTGATTGCTTTTTACCCAGAACAACTCATCAACAAACCCACTCCAATAAACTTGTTAATTACGAATTTACGAATTTTTAATAACGATATAAATCCATTAGAGCAAATAGAAAATTACAAAGCTTTAGACTCTTCCATTACCTATAAAAAAAACTTACAACTACCTTATTCTTTAGACAACTTTGGTTTTGAGTTTGCTGTACCAGGCTACAGTTCGCCACACAATATCGAATATCAATATAAATTAGATGGAATTGATAATCGCTGGATGACAACATCTTCGGAACGACATTATGCAAACTATTCTAATATACCAAGTGGCAGTTATACTTTTAAAGTAAGAGCTTTTAACGAAAATCAACAAGACACAAATAATAACATTGCAGAAAAAGAATTAAAGATAACTATTCACCCAGTTTGGTGGCAATCTAATGGTGCTTATTTTATATATTTTCTCTTAATAGCTGGCTTAACACTTTATATTTATAGAGGAATAAGAGATCGAGTGCGATTAAAAAACGAATTGCTTATCGAAAAATATAAACACGAAAAAGATGAAGAATTACATCAATCTAAAATTAACTTTTTTACCACAATATCGCACGAATTAAGAACATCACTTACGCTTATTTTATCACCTATACAGCAATTATCTACCATAAAAACGAACAATAAAGCATCTAATTTAATTATGACGATGAACAGAAATGGGCAACGTCTTTTAAGTTTAATCAATCAAATTTTAGATTTTAGAAAATTAGAATCTACTACCGCAAAATTAAATGTTTCTAAAATAAACCTACCAGAGTTTTTTAATGAATTATGCATCCCTTTTTATCAATATGCAAATGAGAGTAATATTCAGTTTCAACTGACCATTTCTAATAGTTGTAATACAGGTTGGGTAGATGCTGATAAGTTAGAGATAATTATTTACAATGTGCTCTCAAATGCCTTTAAATACACCAACAATAAAATAGATGTAAATATAGATTTAGATGATAAAGATGAAAAATTAATCATAAAAATTAAAGACAATGGTAAGGGAATTAGAGAAGAAGAAATTAAAAAAATATTTCAAAATTTTTACCAAATAAACACCACCACTCAAACCTCTAAAGGAAGTGGAATTGGCCTTGCCATTACCAAAAACTTGGTAGATATTCACTTAGGAGAAATAGAGGTAAAAAGCGAACCCAATGTATATACTGTATTTAACATTACCATTCCAATAGTTAATAATTTTTATGATGAAATAGATTTTTCTGAACAACCTTCTCGTATAGAAATAGATAATTTGGTGGAGCTAGAAACTCCTTTTTTACCCAATTTAGATACTTCTGTAGAAACAATTTCTGTTTATAAGCCTTTATTATTAATTGTCGAAGATAATTTCGAATTGATGAATCTTCTTAAAAATCATTTTTCAAGTAGTTATAAAATTGTAAGCGCCACCAACGGTTTAGAGGCTTGTGAAAAAGCTTTAAACGATATACCAGATGTAATTATTTCTGATATTATGATGCCAAAAATGAATGGATTAGAGTTCTGTAAAAAGTTAAAAACAGACATTAGAACTTCGCACATTCCTATTATTCTTTTAACAGCAAGAGGTTCTCATACGTTTCAAATGGAAGGTTTCCAGTATGGAGCAGACGATTATATTACCAAACCTTTTAACATAGAATTGCTAAATCAAAGAGTAAAAAACTTGTTAGAAACAAGAAAAATTCTTCGAGAAAAATTTAGAAAAGATGCCTTATTTGAGCCAAAAGACATTGCTATAAACAATACTGATGAGATGTTTATAGAAAAAATAATGAAAATTATAGAAAAAAACATGTCTGACTCTAAATTTACCGTTAAACAGTTAAGCGCAGAAATAGGAATGAGTCATTCTGTATTGTACAGAAAAATAATCGCGTTAAGTGGACAAAATATTAATGAATTTATAAAATCCATAAAACTAACAAGAGCTGCACAGTTAATTTCAGACAGCCATTTATCTATTAATGAAATTAGTGATATGACTGGGTTTTCCAATCCTAAATATTTTAGCACCTGTTTTAAAAAGAAATACAATACAACCCCCACTAAATATAGAGAAAAAAATATGAAGCGTTCAATGATGTAA